GCGAACATCAGGTAGGCCCGCACGTACTGCTGCCACTGGTGGTTCTCCCAGGTGTCCAGCAGCGCCGAATCCTTGAGCAGCGCTTCGGCTTTCTCGTACTGACCGTCGTCGACCAGCGCGCTGGCCAGCGCCAGACCCGCGTGCGAAGACTCGGTGACCGAAATGGCCAGGTACGGGCCGGCTTTGATGGACGCGGACAGGCGCACGCCCAGCCGGTTGGTCTCGCGATGCAGCCGGGCGCCGTAGGCGTACAGCTGCTGCAACGAGGCGAGCTCGGTATCACCGGCCGCGATCCGGCCCAGCCAGGCGTCCGCCATCGACGGATCGATCTCGGTGGCCTCGCGAAAACGCACCTGCGCGGCGTCCTCGTCGCCGTCGAACAGGTCCATCGCCTGGTCGAACCGCTTGCGGGCGGCGGCGGTGGTGGTCGCGCTGGTCATTGCGCCGCGCCTCCTATTCCACTGCTTCGAGCTCGGATGTCCTCAGGTTCGTCGGCTCCGACGAGATGTAACGATTCTCGGCGCGGAACAACTCGACCTCAACCGTATGCAGTTGACCGGCCGCAGTCACATCGACGGTCGCCGGGCCGATCTGGGTGATGAGCACATCGGCCGATCCGCGATAGGGCGTGCCCGGTTCGCCGATCGAGATCAGGGTGTTCGGCCGCGGCGCCGGAGTGATGGTGCCGTCGACCACGCTGACCGTGGTGCCGGCCATCGGCCGGACCTGCGGGCCGACCGCGATGTCGGGCATCCGCACGCTGGCCCAGCGCTGCTGGTCGCGGGTGTGCACGGTGACCCGCTCGCCGGCTCCGGCCAGCCGCACCACGATGCGTTTGGCGAGCGCGTCCTGCGCGGCGATGTGCACCCGGCTGAACTCGCCCGGGTCGTCCAGCGGCAGCGTCAACCGGTTACCGGCGTCGACCTTGCCCAGCAGCACGCCGGACGGCCCGATCGGGATCACCAGCGGTGTCGTCAGCACGCCGCGGCGCAGGCCGTGCAGCACCGGCATCGGCCCGCAGAGGTTCGCGGCGATCGCGCGAGCCTGCTCCCCCGGCAGCGTCTTGAGGATCACGCTCGGCGGCGCGGTCGGCGGCTGCGCGGTGCGCACGGTGACCGTGGCGGTCATGCTGCCGTCGCCGAAAACCGTGATGTTCTGGATGATTCCGTCGGCCCGCAGCGCCCACGCATGCTCGAGGCTCTCCGCGGTGATGTCGTTCGGCCGGTACCAGTACGACGTCAGCCAGCCGCCCTCGCCGCGCGCGGTCCGCCAGCGCTGGTGGTGGGCGTTGAGCGCCGTCGACCCCAGCCGGCGTTCCAGCTCGACGATGTCGGTGGCGGTCGCGACCTTGGCACGGATGCCGTGCTGCCGCAACGCCGCGGCAATGCGCTGCGCGGCGGCCAGCGTCGCGGTGCCCACCGAGGTACGCCATTGCAGCGCACCGGCATTGGGCAGTCCGAGGATCCGCACGATCAGCCAGGTCTCGCGCTGGCCGGCGTAGGGCGGTGTACCGATCAGCGTGTCGTACACCCGCGGGTAGTCACCGCTGCTGCGGCGCCGGGCGCCGACGGTGACCACGCTGATCGATTCGACGGACAGGCCGAGGCTTTGATGCAGCAGCGGCAGCAACTCGGCGACGTCGACGGTGTTCTCGGTGAAGGTCGCCGTCGAGCCGGTGAACAGCGTCGGCCGGTGCGCCTTGCCGAGCAGTTGCACCGCCACCACCGCGACGCCGTCCTGGTAACGGACGCCACCACCGGATCGGTCGTTGGCCACGGTGATCGGCTCGCTGAGCGTGATGGCCCGCTTGCGCTGCCGCCACAGCATCAGCCACGACCAGGCGGGCTGGCGCCACCACCGGATGACTCCGGCCGCGATGCCGATCACCACACCGCCCGCGGCGCCGGGGTATCCGCCGAACGTCCAGCCGATCAGGCCGAGGGCGAAGATTCCGACGATGATCGCCAGCCGGATGGTAGCCGTCATCGCTCGCGCCGAGCCCGCGCGACAAGAGAGGCGATCAGCGCCGCAGCGACCACCAGACCGGCGAACACCACGGCGACGGTGCGGGCCCGGTGGTCCGGCGGGGGCGGTGGCGCGGCCGGCACGATGACGCGGCTTTGCGAGCCGGGTGCCAGACGGTCGCCTGGTGGCACGTTGAAGGTCAGCGCCGCAACCGGATCGACGACGCCATAGCCGACCTGGTTGTCCACGCCGCGCGGCGGGTTGTGCGCCGTCTGCAGGATGCGATTGACGATCTGGTGCGCCGTCAGAGCCGGGTACTTGGCCCGCACCAGGGCGGCGACGCCGCTGACGTAGGCCGCCGAGAAGCTGGTCCCCCAGAACGGGTTGTTCTTCTCACCGGGGTGCAGCGGCGGGTAGGCGTTGACCGGCAGACCGGTCTGTGGCGAGAGGCCGATGATGCCGACGCCGGGTGCGGCGGCGGCCACCCACGGCCCGGAGAGGCTCTTGCTCACCGGCGCGCCGGTGTTGTCGACGGCGCCGACGGAGAGCACGTAGTCGGAGAACCACGACGGTGACGAGACGGTTTTGACCTGGTGCCAGTCGCGCGGGTCGGCGGTGTCGAGCGGATCGAAGCCGGGGTTCTGGGCGCACTCATCCTCGCCCTCGTTGCCGGCGGCGGCGACGATCACGGCGTCCTTCACCGTCGCCGCGTACCAGACGGCGGCCCCAATCGCGCTCTGGTCCAACGGATCCGCCGCCGACAGGCAGGCGGTGACGCTGATGTTGATCACCTTGGCACCCATGTTGGCCGCGTGCACGATGGCACTGGCCAGGGTCGCGATGGTGCCGGCCTTCTTGCGGGCTTGAGTGTCACCGCCGCCCATGCGCTCGAGTTCGTAGGCTCGCGAGGACTGGCGGATGGAGATGATCCGCGCGTGCGGCGCGACGCCGGCGACGCCGTCGGGTGCGCCGGGCGGCAGGCCCGGTACCTCGGGGTCGTCCGGTGCGCTAGGCGCCGGGTCGCCGGGTCCGTTCGACGGCTCGTCGCCCGGGGGCGGCGGAGGTGGCGGTGCGGCGGGCTTGGTCTCGGTGATCGTCACGGCCGGCGGGGGTGCGGGCGGCGCGATCGGCGGGGGCGGGCCACCCGGCGGCGGTGGTGCGGCGATCGCCGGCGGCGGGCCGGCGGGCGGCGGGAACGCCGGGACCGACGGCATCGCTGCGGGCATCGGAATGCCTTGCGGCGCAGCGGCGATCAGCGATGCGACAACGGTGCCGTGCGAGTCGCAGTCCATCAACCCGTCGCCGCTCATGATGTAGTCGCCGCCGGGGATAACGGGCAGTCGCGGAAAGGGGTTGACGCCCGTGTCGATCACCGCGACGGGCACGCCGTTGCCGGTGGAGTACTGCCACGCCTTGGCGATGTTGAGCAGCGTGAAACCGGGCGCGGTGACGGCGACATTCGGGTCGGCGACGGTGATCGTGCGCGCGCAGATGTTGCTCTGTCGCATCGGCGCCTCCGGGCCCGGCTTGCCGTCCGGCGGAACCCGGGCCGGGTCGACGGCTGGCGGTGGAATCGCTTGCGCCGCAGGCAAAGTCGTGGGCACGCCGACCAGCAGGCCGACCATGGTCAGGGCGGAGACCCGCCGCGCGATCGTGGCCGGCCTCATCGCATGCGCACCCAGTTGAACAGCCCACCGATCCATGCGGCCAGCGGCAGAGCGGCGATGATCGCCGCGATCTCGAGCCACTCGGCGATCATCCGGACCAGCGGGGTGAACCGGGTGATCGGCACCAGCAGCGCCGCCACCAGCCCGGCCGCACCGAACCCGGCGAGGATCAACGCGCCCCACAGCACCGCGTCGGACGCGGCCGCCGGGGCGTGCCAGGCGTACTTGATCACCCCGACACAGGTGGCCGCGGCGGCGCCGACGACCAGGGCGACGGCCTGTCGCTTGTCGGCGAACGCGCGCCCCCGGCTGATGAAGATCAGGACGAACAGCGCGACCAGGGCCACCGCGTAGCCGCTGCGGTGCTGGCCGGGCATCAACGTGGCCCACACCGCCGCGGGCAGCGCGATGCTCGCGCCGATGCAGATGCCGGTGAGCACGTTGTTGGCACGGACCGCCGAGGCGGCGATCTGGGCGCCGCGCGGGGTGGTGTCCGGGCTCAACTCCTCTTCGGCGGCCTCCTCCACCGGCGACACCGCGTCGACCGGGAGACCGGCGCTGCGCCGGAACAGGTCGCGCCCGGTCACCGAACCGAAGTACGGCGGGCGGATCCGCGCCGACCAGAGAGCGATGGTCGGGGCCAGGGTCAGCAGAAACAGCAGCACGACCAGCGTGGACATGCCGAGCCACTGCGCCGGGACCGGCCGCCACATCCGGGCCGCGGCGATCACTCCCCCGAGCCCGCACAGCGTCACCGCCGTCGCGGCGATGTTGACGAAGCGTCCCGTGAAGACAGCGACCGCGGAGGTCAGCATCGCCGCGGCCAGCGCCGCGATGAACAGGTGGGCCGCCCCGACCGGGCCCGGCGCGGCGGCGCCCAGGCTGACCGACAGCAGGGGCACCGAGATCCAGGCGAAGCCGCCGATCAGGTCCGTGCGAAGGGGCCACCAGCGTGCGGCGACCGCGGCGGCGCCGATGACCAGCATGCCCAGCACACCAGTCACGATGGCCGGTGCCATCGAGTCGCTCGCGGCCCGGGTCCGTAGGGCCAGGGCCAGCACCGCTGCCGAGATCATCGCCAGGATCGCCAG
The sequence above is a segment of the Candidatus Mycobacterium wuenschmannii genome. Coding sequences within it:
- the mycP gene encoding type VII secretion-associated serine protease mycosin, which translates into the protein MRPATIARRVSALTMVGLLVGVPTTLPAAQAIPPPAVDPARVPPDGKPGPEAPMRQSNICARTITVADPNVAVTAPGFTLLNIAKAWQYSTGNGVPVAVIDTGVNPFPRLPVIPGGDYIMSGDGLMDCDSHGTVVASLIAAAPQGIPMPAAMPSVPAFPPPAGPPPAIAAPPPPGGPPPPIAPPAPPPAVTITETKPAAPPPPPPPGDEPSNGPGDPAPSAPDDPEVPGLPPGAPDGVAGVAPHARIISIRQSSRAYELERMGGGDTQARKKAGTIATLASAIVHAANMGAKVINISVTACLSAADPLDQSAIGAAVWYAATVKDAVIVAAAGNEGEDECAQNPGFDPLDTADPRDWHQVKTVSSPSWFSDYVLSVGAVDNTGAPVSKSLSGPWVAAAAPGVGIIGLSPQTGLPVNAYPPLHPGEKNNPFWGTSFSAAYVSGVAALVRAKYPALTAHQIVNRILQTAHNPPRGVDNQVGYGVVDPVAALTFNVPPGDRLAPGSQSRVIVPAAPPPPPDHRARTVAVVFAGLVVAAALIASLVARARRER
- the eccD gene encoding type VII secretion integral membrane protein EccD → MAKVAFPARCAVAVVCGEHLVSQVYPASVPVEVFVDNIVELLNDELKRRGLTGLESGIGYELHKANGVRLDVTKTLDELGVEDGATLVLVPAVEGDSFEPQYESLSTGLARVGKRLFEPVTAATAAHTSLAILAMISAAVLALALRTRAASDSMAPAIVTGVLGMLVIGAAAVAARWWPLRTDLIGGFAWISVPLLSVSLGAAAPGPVGAAHLFIAALAAAMLTSAVAVFTGRFVNIAATAVTLCGLGGVIAAARMWRPVPAQWLGMSTLVVLLFLLTLAPTIALWSARIRPPYFGSVTGRDLFRRSAGLPVDAVSPVEEAAEEELSPDTTPRGAQIAASAVRANNVLTGICIGASIALPAAVWATLMPGQHRSGYAVALVALFVLIFISRGRAFADKRQAVALVVGAAAATCVGVIKYAWHAPAAASDAVLWGALILAGFGAAGLVAALLVPITRFTPLVRMIAEWLEIAAIIAALPLAAWIGGLFNWVRMR
- the eccE gene encoding type VII secretion protein EccE, with protein sequence MTATIRLAIIVGIFALGLIGWTFGGYPGAAGGVVIGIAAGVIRWWRQPAWSWLMLWRQRKRAITLSEPITVANDRSGGGVRYQDGVAVVAVQLLGKAHRPTLFTGSTATFTENTVDVAELLPLLHQSLGLSVESISVVTVGARRRSSGDYPRVYDTLIGTPPYAGQRETWLIVRILGLPNAGALQWRTSVGTATLAAAQRIAAALRQHGIRAKVATATDIVELERRLGSTALNAHHQRWRTARGEGGWLTSYWYRPNDITAESLEHAWALRADGIIQNITVFGDGSMTATVTVRTAQPPTAPPSVILKTLPGEQARAIAANLCGPMPVLHGLRRGVLTTPLVIPIGPSGVLLGKVDAGNRLTLPLDDPGEFSRVHIAAQDALAKRIVVRLAGAGERVTVHTRDQQRWASVRMPDIAVGPQVRPMAGTTVSVVDGTITPAPRPNTLISIGEPGTPYRGSADVLITQIGPATVDVTAAGQLHTVEVELFRAENRYISSEPTNLRTSELEAVE